DNA from Salinispora arenicola:
CGCAGCTGTCGGCGCTGCTCAACCCGGAGCAGGCGGACCGGGACGCGCTGCGGACCAGCGAAGTCGTGGTGCACCGGACAACGGCGGAATGGGCGGGTCTCGGCCGTGGGGACACCGTCGTCACCACCGCGCACACCGCGCGCGGTTGAGCCCGCCGCCCGGGGAGGCGAGGCTCTGACCGCTTGCCCCGAAACGGCGGGTTCAGGGTGCCGGCGCTGTGCGCGGCAGGCTCAGGACGGCGGCGCTGTGGGCGGCGGCGGGTCGGGCGGCGGTGGCATCATCGCGGTCGGATGCGACAGTCGGTTCTCCTCCACGATCAGGGTCCGCGCCCGCTTGCGCCGGTCCTGCCAGAACCACAACGTCGTGAGCAGAACGGCCAGCCCGGCCAGGATGAACACCCAGCCGACCGCGCGCAGGTCGACCCACCAGACGTTGGCTCGGATCGCGAAGGTGAGGATCGCCCCGAGGGCAATCAGGAATATACCGCTACCAATGCCCATGTGCGCTGCACTCCCCCGTGCGGTGGCTCTGGGCGTTCTCTGCCTGACCTGATGACGGTTACCCGCCGTCGGCGGGTGCTACCCCTGCCCAGGCCGGCAACCAGCGCGGCGGCCGGCGGGTCACCCCGCCGGCCGCCGTCATTGCCGGTTCTGTCCCCGGATCAGCCTTGTCCCGACATTCGGGGTCAGAACGCCTCCTCCGGGAGGTCCATGATGCCCGGGTCGGCGTTTTCGATGATGCGCCGGTCGGCACCGATGCGCGGGAGCACCTCACGGGCGAAGAACCGGGCGGCGGCCACCTTGCCGGTGTAGAACTCCCGGTCGGCGGACCCGTCGGCGGTGAGCGCCGTCAGCGCCACGTCAGCCTGCCGCTGCAGCAGCCAGCCCACGACCAGGTCGCCGACCGCCAGCAGGAACCGGCGGCTGCTGAGCCCGACCTGGTACAGCGCCTGGGTGTTGCCGCCCTGCGCCTCGCCCAGCCAGCCGGTCAGCGTGCCGAGGATGCTCTGGACCTCGGCGAGGGCGCGGCCGAGCGCCTGCCGCTCCTCCTTGAGCTGGCCGTTGCCACCCTCGGTCGAGATGAACTCCTGGATCTCGCCGGCGACCGCCAGCAGGGCCTTGCCGTTGTCCCGGACGACCTTTCGGAAGATCAGGTCGAGGCTCTGGATCGCCGTGGTGCCCTCGTACAGTGTGTCGATCTTGGCATCTCGGACGTACTGTTCCAGCGGGTAGTCCTGGAGGAAGCCGGAGCCACCGAAGGTCTGCAGCGACTCGTGGCCGAGCAACTCGTATGCCCGCTCCGAGCCGACCCCCTTGACCAGCGGCAGCAGCAGGTCGTTGACCCGCTTGGCCAGCTTGACGGCCTTCTCGTCGCCGGCCGCCGTGGCGATGGCGACCTTGTCCTGCCAGGTGGCGGTGTAGCAGACCAGGGCCCGCAGCCCTTCGGCGTACGACTTCTGCAGCAGCAGCGAACGGCGCACGTCCGGATGCCGGGTGATCGCGACCCGCGGGGCGCTCTTGTCGGTCATCTGGGTCAGGTCGGCGCCCTGCACCCGGTTCTTGGCGTACTCGAGCGCGTTCAGGTAACCGGTGGAGAGAGTGGCGATCGCCTTCGTACCGACCATCATCCGGGCGTACTCAATGATCATGAACATCTGCCGGATGCCGTCGTGCTTGTCGCCCAGCAGCCAGCCCTGAGCCGGCACACCGTGCTCGCCGAAGGTCAGTTCGCAGGTGTTCGAGACCTTCAGACCCATTTTGTGCTCGACGTTGGTGGCGAAGACCCCGTTGCGCTCGCCCAGCTCGCCGGTGTCCTCGTCGAAGTGGTACTTCGGCACGACGAACAGGGACAGACCCTTGGTGCCCGGTCCGCCCACACCCTCGACGCCGACCGGACGGGCCAGCACATAGTGGACGATGTTGTCACCGAGGTCGTGCTCGCCGGAGGTGATGAAGCGCTTGACGCCCTCGATGTGCCACGAGCCGTCCGGCTGCGGAATGGCACGGGCGCGGCCGGCGCCAACGTCCGAGCCGGCATCCGCCTCGGTCAGCACCATCGTGGAGCCCCAGCCCCGGTCGATGAACAGCTTGGCCCACTTCCGCTGCCGCTCGGTGC
Protein-coding regions in this window:
- a CDS encoding acyl-CoA dehydrogenase; its protein translation is MTHYKSNLRDLEFNLFEVFGADRTFSQAPYTELDVDTARSFLSEVDRLAREDLAASYTDSDRNPPVFDPATHTAPLPEPFKKSYQRFMDSEFWRLDLPEALGGSNAPRALWWSLAELVLGANAPVWMYASGPSFAHVLHVEGTERQRKWAKLFIDRGWGSTMVLTEADAGSDVGAGRARAIPQPDGSWHIEGVKRFITSGEHDLGDNIVHYVLARPVGVEGVGGPGTKGLSLFVVPKYHFDEDTGELGERNGVFATNVEHKMGLKVSNTCELTFGEHGVPAQGWLLGDKHDGIRQMFMIIEYARMMVGTKAIATLSTGYLNALEYAKNRVQGADLTQMTDKSAPRVAITRHPDVRRSLLLQKSYAEGLRALVCYTATWQDKVAIATAAGDEKAVKLAKRVNDLLLPLVKGVGSERAYELLGHESLQTFGGSGFLQDYPLEQYVRDAKIDTLYEGTTAIQSLDLIFRKVVRDNGKALLAVAGEIQEFISTEGGNGQLKEERQALGRALAEVQSILGTLTGWLGEAQGGNTQALYQVGLSSRRFLLAVGDLVVGWLLQRQADVALTALTADGSADREFYTGKVAAARFFAREVLPRIGADRRIIENADPGIMDLPEEAF
- a CDS encoding DUF6458 family protein → MGIGSGIFLIALGAILTFAIRANVWWVDLRAVGWVFILAGLAVLLTTLWFWQDRRKRARTLIVEENRLSHPTAMMPPPPDPPPPTAPPS